One stretch of Malus domestica chromosome 14, GDT2T_hap1 DNA includes these proteins:
- the LOC103404841 gene encoding cellulose synthase-like protein G3, with the protein MTTTHDDLPLHTSKPSRQTTANRLFAVVHSCAILTLLYHHSLSLLNSTTATSFFITLTFLVSDSILAFMFTTTQSFRMRPIYRDEFPENMKRVVQELDVPALDVFICTADPYKEPPMNVVNTALSVMAYDYPTEKLSVYVSDDGGSALTLFSFMEAAKFASHWLPFCRKNKIVECNPEAYFATDHSRFYEAEKIKDVYQGVKVRVNNVIEIGTVGPEHVTGEREIQAFSKWTDKFTKPDHPTVIQVVLDSSKDKDVSDHLMPNLIYVSREKRRTSLHHFKAGALNALLRVSATMTNAPIILTLDCDTYSNDSQTPHRALCYLSSDPKVGFVQFPQRFHGINKNDIYACEHKRLYKINPVGMDGLLGPNYLGTGSFFSRRAFFGEPSHLLPPEIPQLCPTNVVSNPIQSPEVTELAHRVAACSYEISTNWGSKIGVRYGSLVEDFFTGYRLHCEGWKSIFCHPTRAAFYGDAPMNLIDVLNQNKRWAIGDLEVAFSKYSPITYGTCVMGPLMGLSYAHYAFWPIWSIPLTTYAFLPQLALFNGLTTFPKVSEPWFLLYVFLFLGAYIQDLLDFVLAGGTVQTWWNDQRMWLIRGLSSFLFGTIEFFLKSLGIASHGFNVTSKVLDDDHSKRYEQGTIEFGVPSAMFVPLTMAAIVNLAAFAWGNVEVFRGKCSIEGVFVQMFIAGFGTMNSKPIYEAIINRKDKGRIPKKTAVVSTSLAFALFAAAHVTLRN; encoded by the exons ATGACCACCACTCATGACGACCTCCCACTTCACACGTCCAAGCCTTCTCGTCAAACCACCGCAAACCGCTTATTCGCGGTGGTTCATTCGTGTGCCATCTTAACCCTTCTCTATCACCATTCACTCTCTCTCCTCAATTCCACAACCGCAACATCTTTCTTCATTACCCTCACCTTCCTTGTCTCCGACTCTATTCTTGCTTTCATGTTCACCACCACACAATCTTTTCGAATGCGACCGATATACCGTGACGAATTCCCCGAAAACATGAAAAGGGTTGTACAAGAATTGGATGTTCCTGCATTGGACGTGTTCATATGCACTGCCGATCCGTACAAGGAGCCGCCAATGAACGTGGTCAACACGGCCTTGTCGGTGATGGCTTATGATTACCCGACAGAGAAGCTTTCAGTGTATGTTTCAGATGACGGGGGCTCGGCGCTGACTCTCTTTTCTTTCATGGAGGCTGCCAAGTTTGCAAGCCACTGGTTGCCTTTTTGCAGGAAGAACAAGATTGTGGAATGCAACCCAGAAGCTTATTTTGCTACCGATCATTCTCGGTTTTATGAGGCTGAGAAGATCAAG GATGTGTACCAAGGCGTGAAAGTAAGGGTAAACAATGTAATTGAGATCGGCACGGTTGGTCCTGAACATGTAACGGGAGAGCGGGAAATTCAAGCTTTTAGCAAATGGACGGATAAATTTACCAAACCAGACCATCCCACAGTTATCCAA GTTGTTTTGGACAGTAGCAAAGACAAAGACGTCTCAGACCATTTGATGCCAAACCTAATATACGTCTCTAGAGAAAAAAGAAGGACGTCACTCCATCATTTTAAAGCTGGTGCGCTTAATGCCCTC CTTCGAGTTTCAGCTACCATGACCAACGCTCCAATAATATTAACCCTAGACTGTGATACCTACTCCAACGACTCACAAACACCTCATCGTGCATTATGTTACTTATCATCAGATCCCAAAGTGGGGTTTGTGCAGTTTCCTCAACGTTTTCATGGAATCAACAAGAACGACATATATGCATGCGAACACAAGCGTTTGTATAAAATTAACCCAGTAGGAATGGATGGGCTACTGGGACCAAATTATTTAGGGACTGGGAGCTTTTTCTCTAGACGAGCATTCTTTGGAGAACCATCACATCTTCTACCTCCTGAAATCCCTCAACTTTGCCCAACCAATGTAGTGAGCAATCCCATTCAGTCTCCAGAGGTTACGGAGTTGGCACACCGTGTTGCTGCTTGCAGTTATGAGATTAGTACCAATTGGGGCTCGAAG ATTGGTGTGAGATATGGTTCACTAGTGGAAGATTTTTTCACGGGTTATCGTCTGCATTGTGAGGGATGGAAGTCGATATTCTGCCATCCAACTAGGGCAGCATTTTATGGGGATGCCCCAATGAACCTTATTGATGTCTTGAACCAAAACAAGCGATGGGCAATAGGCGACCTTGAGGTGGCTTTCTCTAAGTATAGTCCAATTACATATGGAACTTGTGTCATGGGTCCTTTGATGGGCTTGTCTTATGCTCACTACGCATTTTGGCCGATTTGGTCTATCCCCCTCACCACATATGCTTTTCTACCCCAGCTAGCTCTTTTCAACGGACTAACTACATTTCCTAAG GTTTCAGAGCCATGGTTTCTCCTAtatgtgtttcttttccttggagCCTATATTCAAGATCTCCTAGATTTTGTGTTAGCTGGTGGAACGGTCCAAACGTGGTGGAATGACCAAAGGATGTGGTTGATTAGGGGACTCTCAAGCTTCTTGTTTGGAACCATTGAGTTCTTTCTCAAATCCCTTGGCATTGCCTCACATGGATTTAATGTGACAAGTAAAGTCCTCGATGATGACCACAGCAAACGATATGAACAAGGCACCATTGAGTTCGGAGTTCCGTCAGCAATGTTTGTGCCGCTAACAATGGCAGCCATTGTTAACTTGGCCGCCTTTGCTTGGGGCAATGTGGAGGTTTTTAGAGGCAAGTGTAGCATAGAGGGAGTGTTTGTGCAGATGTTTATAGCTGGCTTTGGCACAATGAACTCGAAACCAATATATGAAGCCATAATCAATAGGAAGGATAAAGGAAGAATTCCTAAAAAAACTGCTGTAGTTTCAACGTCTCTAGCATTTGCTCTATTTGCAGCAGCTCATGTAACTCTAAGGAACTGA